In the Halococcus salsus genome, GATTGGCCCGGTTGCAATCGGAGTGCTTGCTGATGCGAGCTCGCTGCAGGTCGCGTTCCTGCCCGCACTCGGTCTTGCTGTTGCTATCGTTTTGCTCACGCTGACACTTCCAACGGTCGCCCAGAGAGTCGACCAGACCCAGGGTTCACCAGCTGATGACTAACTGAGAAGTAGATGTAATTATAGGTTGTTTGTTTCACGGATACTACACTACTTCATGGCAAGCTTCAATTTGTAGATGGTGACAGGAATAGATCGCTGAATTCAGTTAGCAATATCACTAGCAATAGTCGCCAGGCGCACACATAGTGAGTGACACCCCTCTGCGAAATGCATTTCTTCCCCATTAGGCGAATCTAAGGGGTCTTATCCTCGAAGAGAGCTCTGAGGCCCACTGGCTTCAAACAATTCCTCTGAAAGGGCCAACTGGTTTTTCGTCCTCGAATTTCGTTGCCTCCAAAGAGTTATTACCCAATACACGAATCATGTATTGTATGTCGACAGCAAAAGGCGATCCCGAGCGAGCCGTCGACGGCTTCATCGCAGTCGCGGATCTTCTCGATGAGCCACGTCTCGCGCGAATCTATACCTACATTCTTCAGGGTGAAGCTGTCACCATCGATGAACTCGCCGCTGATCTTGACACCCCACGAACCACTGCCTACGCCGATGCGGCATCGCTCGTCGACCTCGGTGTTCTCACTCGTGACGAGACCCAGAAAACTCACACCTACACCGCCCGGCCTGTCGTGCTCACCACAGTGCTCGATGAAGACGAGTACACGATCACCCCGACACTCATTGATGCAATCGGACGGGTTCCCCGCGATCAAGACCTCAGCCTTCTTGTCGAAAAATACGGGATAGGAAAGCTCGCCGCCGCACTCACCTACGCGATTCCCTACACTGATGGCGAAATGAGTGAGCGCGTGGCAACTCGCGAACTCGGTCTCCAGCATGCCTTTGGAGTCGCCGTTCTGCATGCTCTCCGGGAGGTCGTTCTCGATATGCGTGAAAGCGACCCCTATTTCGAGCGTATTCGGAGCGGCCGAGATACTCCTCTTGGCGAGGCCCAGTGAACGGGGAATTTCGCCAATAATGGAATTCGCTACGGAGCTCTCTGAGAATCCACTATGGATCGCTGATACAGGCGTGTTCATCGCCGCTGGACGCCAGGAAAACAGCAAATTCACTGCCCTTGCACGCTTCGCAAAACGCCATGACGCGACGTTCGTCATTCCTCACCGCGTCTATGACGAACTAAGCGGGGCTCCAGATCGAAGCACGCCCAGTGAATTGCCTATCGACACCGCCATCGACGCTGGATGGGTGCGTATTGCAGACCCACTAGACTATACAAATCCTGCTGTCGCTACGGTCATGGACAATGTTCGTGGCTACATTGCACGAGCTTCGAATCGAAACGAGGATACTATCGAGAAAGCCGACACCGCTCTTGCTGGTGTCGCTGCACAGCTCCTCGAAACCGGCGAGGCAGGCTATATCTATCTCGTCACGACCGATATCGACGCTGGAAAAGGGGCTGTCAATGCTGTCGGCAACGCCGGATACAATGGCCAAATCGAGGTTGTTGATGGATTCGAGCTACTCGATGCAATCACGTCATAGAAGCCGATACTGAAGCCTCTGTGCAAAGGATGAAGAACTCTCGTGGCGAGGTTGATGCTCCGCTCTCCCCGGGGCCACAGTACCATTCGGTCTCGTAGTCTTAATCACAGTTGGTATACTTCTCACAGATCGCACATATTTGATGTTCTTCATCCCGATTGTCAGTCGAAGCACGGGGGTGGGCGGCGATTTGGATGGTGAATTCTGGTCACCTAACGACACCGACTTGTAGTATATAATGAACGGTGCTTGTCTGGTTAATGGTGAAAACAGGTGTTTTCGAACCCGAAATTGAGTATCAATCAGGATCAATCTACGATAGAGGATGATGATTCGACTAACACTCTCGCCCCCGTCTCATCGTAGGAGTATTAGTAAGTGGGAAAGTATTAGTTACAGAAAAAGTTACTACTACTATCCTGTAGATTCCTCCTGTTCTTTGATATATTCATTGTGCTCTTCAACGGCGTCCTCATGTGCTTGCGTATCGCTTTGGTCACGGTCTGCGAGTTCTTGTAGTCTATTTTCCTGTCCGTAGAACACAGCCGTATCACCCGATTGTATCTCGCTATCAGACCCCGGAGCACCGATATATGACCCATCTTGCCTCTCGATAGCTAATACGCGAACTCCCTCGTCAGGGAGATCTAATTCAGCCAGTGGGCTTCCAGTGATCCAATCCCCTTCGTCAGCATCGATTTCTGCAATGCGATACTTGTCCCGAAGTCCGAGAACCTTTGCATAATCTCGGATTTCGAGGTCAGTCCTCCGGTTGAGTATCCGCTTGATAAGTGGCGTGACGACACTATTGAGCCACGAACTCCTCGCAACGAGGAATAGGATGACAGATCCCGCGACGATATACACAATACTGAGGAAATCATCACCGCCGCTCCGAGTGAACGACAGGACGAGCGAGGCGATCGCACTGACGAGACCGAGACTCCCAAGGCGGAAGAGTTGCGTAATGATGGTCCGTCTACCGGGTGTTTCTGTTGCTGCTTCAGCCTCATCAGTCGTATACCCAGCTCCGGTAAACGCCGTTGCGGCTTGGAATTGAGCGACATCCGGCGAGAGACCAGACATTTCCAATGCGACTGCCCCGATTCGTGTGATGAGCGTCGCTAAAGCGAACACGAGCAGTAGCGATAGGATTGGGTTTAGGGCAACCATAGTGGGGATCCACCAACTACGTCTAAAAAAATACCGTACCCCCCGACTACGCTCCAAACGCTCACGCCGTCGAGAGTGGCGAGGTCGAGCGCGTGATCGCTTCGGAGGTGTCGCGTCTCTCGAAATCGACCTCGATGTGGAGAACCCCGACCACTACGCGCGCGCGTTCCTCTCAGTCGCCGCGACGTTCGCCGAGCTCGAGGCCGAGATCAAACGCGACAACATTCGCGAGGGAATCGCGGCAAGCCGCGCTCAGGGGAAGTGGCACGGTCGACCACCGTTCGGGTTCGACGTCGGTTCAGAGGGCTATCTCACCCCGAACGAGGACTATGATACGGCGGTCGTCATCATCGACGAACTCGACAAAGGAACGAGCAAACGCGAGCTCGCCCGTCGAGCCGGCATCACCCTACAACGGTCAGGGCTATCGACGACAATCGCGAGCGATACATCCAGGGTTCGATCGAGGCAACCGTTGATGGATAGCTCTGCAACACATACACTCCATGCTGATATATAGGTAGGAGAAGAGTTAAAAATCCAGAGGTTCGGAGGATGGATTGCTACAAACCACCATCTCAGTTACATGGCGCCGTTGCTTAATTGTCTTCGGTCGAGATAAAATAGATTACTAGATTTCGGTCAGTAGAGCTACCGATCTTTAACTACAACTCATCCCACGCTTCTCATACGGTCTTCTTAGGGTGCCAATCTCGATATGACGTCGTAGAGATCTCCCGAAACACTTCACGTCGGGATGGTTGGGCCGTGTCATTCTCTCTTCGTTCACTCATCAGGGGAAGTTATTATTGACCGATAGTTATTCTCCTGTTTATAGGTGGTTCAATCGTATCCTGCCAACCCTCCGGCCCCGATAGTGGCCGTGAGGACCCCACAAGGTTTTCAAGCTATGCTTGAGTTACCTCTTTCATGAACTGGCTCTCAAAAGCTCCTCGACGCCTTTTCACCGCTCGTAGTGTTCTCGTACTGTTTGGGTTCCAAATGGCGCTCTTCGTTGCCTCGATGCTGAAAGACGTTCCACTCTCCTTCAATGGGGGAATCGTTGATGGAGTAGTCCTGCTTGTGGTTGAAGAAGCTCGCTTGGTGAATGCGGGAATCGACCTCCTGTTGTTCTCGTCGGGCTACTCTGGAGATCTGGACCTCATAATGGGTTTCCTTGCACTCCCTCTTGTCTATTATCTCACTGCTGTCGTGGTGGCTCTTCCTGGACGAGCGGCCTACCAGCTTGGTCGGAAACAACTTTTGTCGTAACCGATTGTAGCACGCGCCAATTCTCAGGCCTACCCGGCTCTGAGGCCGGTGAGAATGCGATGCTGGACGATGACGCTCCTTGTAGAAAGAAGTTCGATGAGACATTCAGTCACGTCAGGATGCTCAGCAGTGCATTCAAGGTTTTTGTAGCATCTGGGTGGAGAACTCACGAGCAGCGTCGATACCGCCGTCTTTGGTGCTGACACCGAAGCGTTCGGCAGTCTCGTTGTAGAGGTCGGTGCGCTAGTCGTACTCGCCATTAGTGTGAATCTGCGCGGCTCATTTTACACACGGTGCTGAAAAGCGCCTCCAAGCGAGTGATTTGCTCACAATACTAGATGAAGAAGCCAATGATGAGCCGTTTGCAGGTCGGCTCAGCGTGATCGCTCGGCTTCAAGAGAGGGAACTTGCACACGGTTTTGCCGATTCTGCATGTAAAAGGGGATCTGTGTTCTCGGTTCGTGCAACTCCGTGTGTTCATGGGACTGATGGTTTGCTATGGTTTGCGGATTTCCCTGCTTCTGGTTAGTTATCTGATGGAATCCGTAGGAGGAAGAGTCTACCACCATACGCAATCATGCTAAGGGCGAACGCAACTACGCACAGCGTGTAGACGTTGAACACCGAAAGCAAGCCGAAAAATGGATTGAAGGAGGTTGGATAGAAGGGCTGAATATCGGTGTACAACATCGAATCAAGACAGATATGAAGAAAGACACCAGTAATAGCTGCGGTCACGATAGGTTGCCACGCTCTGTCTTGTTCGAGTTGGAATGGTCCAAGAGTACGGTTGAGGACAGGCTTTGCAAAATACACACTCACCGAGAGTATGAGTGCCAACAGAGCCCCCAACATGAACGTGTGCAGTGGGCCATGAAGCCGTCCATTAAGATACCCGAAGAAAACCAATATCGCACGAATGTCGACAATCACATTCGCCGCGAGGAACGCCGGAAAGTCAAGCCAGCGAAACAATAGGATTGCAAATAACAATGCGGGGCCGAGATGGAAGAGGGTGAACGGCATTCGTTCCAACAACTATCTGGCGACATCCTAATAATCTAGTGGACAGCAAATCTGTGCAGAACCTGAGGTCGGCTAGGTAGCTGCTCAATGCACGAATCAAGCGTTCGTTTGGACTCTATTCCGCCTGTAGTGAACGAACACCGATCAGTCTCGGGCTAGCATCTCGAAATCGGACGAGTACGAGACGAAATAAAGCGTCGCTAAACAGTGCCGCTGCTCACGAGTCGGGAGAACACGGAAGAGTATCGGCCTCAATCAGGAGGGTCGAGACCGTAGAACTGCTTGGCAACGGTCAGAAACTGGTTTGCTCCCTACAAGGGGCGCGTACGACCGCCAGCGTGCCGATGGCGATCCATTCATTCATGCTTCTGTCTCTCGATCAGCACCACTGTATAGACTGTCGGGGACAATCCGCGAGAGTCGCATCGCGTTTCCAGTCACCCCAAGACTCATACCCATATCGCCGACGACCACGGCCACTGCAACGCTGACGTAACCGAGCGGGACACCGATTGCAAGTAGCGCCTTCACACCGAGACTCGCCCAGATGTTCTGTTGAATCACGCTCCCCGCCTTGTGTGACAGTTCGTACAGGTACGGGAGCTTCGAGAGATCGTCACCCATCAGCGCGATGTCGGCCGTCTCAAGTGCCGTATCCGTTCCGGCAGCTCCCATCGCTACGCCGACAGTCGCGGTCGCAAGCGCCGGTGCATCATTTACTCCGTCACCAACCATTGCAACGTCTCCGTACTCATCACGCAGTTCGTCGATTGCCTCGACCTTCTGATCAGGGAGAAGTTCCGCGCGGTACTCGTCGACACCGACCTGCTCGGCAATGGCTCGGGCCGTTCCCTCATTATCTCCCGTGAGCATCACGATGCGGTCGACGCCCAACTCATGCAGGCGCTCAACGGCACGCTGCGAGGTTGAACGTACTTCATCCGCAATTGCGATGGCACCCACTACGTCCGTTTCTGTCCCCACCAGGACGACCGTTCGCCCCTCCTCCTCAAGCCCAGCGAGTACATGGTCCGCGTACTCCTTCTCTTGTTCCTCCAGACCGGAGTCCGCAGTGACCCCTTCTGACACGGCCCCACCGTCGGTCGCGCGGCGAGCTTGTGGAAGGTCGAAGCCGAGTTCCTCGAACAGTGCAGGCTTCCCCACAAAGTACGTCTCGCCGGCGATTGTGGCTCGAATACCCTTTCCAGTCAGACTCTCGAAGTCAGAGGGTGCTGGGAGGTCAGTCACGTCGCCCTCGTCGGCACGGGTGAGGACCGCCTCGGCAATCGGATGTTCGCTTCGCTGTTCCACTCCCGCGCCGTATCGGAGGACATCTGACTCGCTATGGTTTCCGAACGGAATGACGTCAGTGACGGCGAGCTCGCCTTTCGTGAGCGTCCCGGTCTTGTCCAGCGCGATGGCGTCGACCTCGCCCATCGCTTCGAGGTGGTTGCCGCCCTTGATGAGAACGCCGTTTTTCGCGGCGCTCGTGATGCCCGACACCACGGAAACGGGCGTCGAGATGACGAACGCGCAGGGACAGGCGATCACCAACAGCGTGAGTCCGCGAATGAACCATGTCTGCCACGGCCACCCGAGCATGAGCGGCGGGACAGCAGCAGTGAGAATTGCCAAGACGACCACCGCGGGCGTGTAGTAGCCCGAAAACCGGTCGACGAACTGCTCTTTCTCCGTTTTCTTTTCCTGGGCCCCCTGTACCATTCCGATGATCTTCGAGAGCGTCGAGTTCCCGGCCGTTGACGTAACCTCCACTTCGAGATAGCCCTCCTCGTTGATCGAGCCGGCGTACACGTCGTCACCTTCGGCCTTGTCGACGGGGACGCTCTCGCCGGTGATCGGTGACTGGTCGACCGCGCTCCCACCCTCGATGACCGTGCCATCCAGTGGAATCTTCTCGCCGGGACGGACGACGACGGTTTCGCCGATCTCGACTTCCTCGACGGATACGGTCACCTCTTCACCGTCGCGGCGGACCGCGGCCTCGTCGGGCGAGAGTTCCATCAGTTCACGCAACGAGTTCCGTGCCCTGTCCATCGCGTAGTCTTCGAGGAGTTCCGCGACACTGAACAGGACCGCAAGCGTCGCGGCTTCAACGAAGTAGCCGATGCCGGTGGCAGCGATGATCGCCGTCCCCATCAGGAGGTCGATGTCGAGACTCAGGTTCCGCGCGGAGTAGTACCCGCCACGAACGACAGGATACCCACTGACGATGATTGCGACGAGAAACAGCCCATCCGCGAGCGAGAGCGAATAGTTGAGAAGGGTCGCAACCTCAGGATTCTGTCCGGCGAGGACGAACTCAAAGAGGAGACCGAACACGACGAACCCCGCTCCGGTCCACGTCTTAATCGCGCGCGAACTCGTCCAGATCTCCGACGGAGGTGCAATTTCCATGCCATCGGCGGATTCTTCGTCAGAACCGTCTTCGCCGCCAATCACTTCATAGCCCGCGCCCTCGATGGCCGCAACCACGTCGGCCTCGGCGGCACGGTTAGGATCATAGTCCACCGTGGCCGTGCCCGTCGTGGGTTGCAGGGTGGTGTCAGTGACCCCATCAACGCGCTGGAGACTCTTGTCTACTTTCTGCGCACAGGAGGGGCAGTCCATCTCTGGAACGGTGAGCCGGACGGACGACTCTTGTGTCTGCTCACCGTTGTTTTCCCGCCCCGCTGCGTCTGCGGTTTCGGTCATCGCTGTGAGATAGGGCAGTCAACTCGATAAGCGTTAGTTGGAACATTCCAATCCGGAGGGTCAGAGCGGCGTCGACAGCTCGTCTGGTAGCTGCGTGCGAGCGACGTGCTGCTTCGCCAAGTGTTCCTCCGCCCGCCGGAGTCGGTAGGTAAGCGTCGACCGTGGCGCGTCAAGATGCTCAGCCAGTCCGGCTACATCAACCTCCCGCGGTGATTCGTAGTAGCCGTGTTCGACGGCGGCTTGGAGAGCTGCTTGCTGCTCTGGCGGCAACTCAGTTGGACTGCCGTCTCCCTTACTCGCCGTCGAGGTGGCCGCCGTTCGGAGCATCTCCATCCGCGCGCAGTCGCCGACGGCAGTTTCAAGCTCGTTGAAGAACCCACTCACATCGCCCTCGCCGGAGTGGATGATGCGCCAGGTATAGTGGCGACTCTCGTGGTGCGTATCGAACAGCAAGCCGTCACCGAGATGATCGCGGGCGATGTGGGGGATGGACGAACAGAGGGGAGTGCGCTCCCAGTACGAGTAGAGAACGAGTGTGTCGTCGGTATGGTCGAGAACCTGTGTACTCTGAGTAGCGTCGCAGTCCTCGGTGGCGAGACAGTCGGCGTAGTAGTCGCTGTTGAGAAAGGCATTTTCGATGCCAGCGAGAGCGTCGGGTGACCCCGTGGCGTGATCGACACGCCAGAGACGTTCCTCAGTAGCGTGCAGCGAGAGCGAACGAATCGAAGCATCTGGATGGTCAACAAGGGTGTCTGCTACCCTGTTGCACCCGGGCTCGTATTCGAGAGCGAAGACGAGTTCGCGCATAGGTTGCTCTAGCCACCCGGAGACATAACACATGGCTCGTCCTCGCCGGATTCGACTAGTAGGGTCAGATCACGTCGTCGGGGTCGTGAGTCTCTTGCATCCGTTGTGCTTCGGCGGCATACTGTTCTTGGAGATCGGTATCATCAACTGAGCCGAGATTCTCCGAGTCAGCATTGACGGCCGCCGTGGTGTCCCGAACGTCGGTGAAGGAAGTCAGTGCCCGCTCCTTCCGGTAGTACTGGCCGCCGTCGGGAGTCGCGTAGGTGAGGATGATGAGGTTCTGCTCGTCGTCGGAGTATGTCCGTTCGACCAGCCACACACGCACACCGTCGTCCAGTTGATCCGGCATATTCGTCTGGTCGTCGCTCTCGGGGAATAAATGGTATAGAAACTAGGTCGATGGGGATTTCATCCAACTCGAAATTCATCCCCACGAGGAAAATTCGATGGAAACTATGCATGAGAAAACTAGATAGCCGACTTCTGATTTAAAATGGTTTGTTTCGTGATTGTTCTATTGGTTAGCTAGTGAAGTCGGTACAGACTGGGATTCCGAGTGTGTTGAAGTCAGTCATCGCAGCCAGTTCATCTGGAACTTCGTGGATATCGATCGTCTTGTTGACGAGCGTTGTCGGGTCAAGCTTGCTTGACTCGATCATGTCCAGCATCTCACTGTAACGCGAGGGCTGGAGAC is a window encoding:
- a CDS encoding helix-turn-helix domain-containing protein, yielding MRELVFALEYEPGCNRVADTLVDHPDASIRSLSLHATEERLWRVDHATGSPDALAGIENAFLNSDYYADCLATEDCDATQSTQVLDHTDDTLVLYSYWERTPLCSSIPHIARDHLGDGLLFDTHHESRHYTWRIIHSGEGDVSGFFNELETAVGDCARMEMLRTAATSTASKGDGSPTELPPEQQAALQAAVEHGYYESPREVDVAGLAEHLDAPRSTLTYRLRRAEEHLAKQHVARTQLPDELSTPL
- a CDS encoding winged helix-turn-helix domain-containing protein, whose amino-acid sequence is MSTAKGDPERAVDGFIAVADLLDEPRLARIYTYILQGEAVTIDELAADLDTPRTTAYADAASLVDLGVLTRDETQKTHTYTARPVVLTTVLDEDEYTITPTLIDAIGRVPRDQDLSLLVEKYGIGKLAAALTYAIPYTDGEMSERVATRELGLQHAFGVAVLHALREVVLDMRESDPYFERIRSGRDTPLGEAQ
- a CDS encoding heavy metal translocating P-type ATPase encodes the protein MTETADAAGRENNGEQTQESSVRLTVPEMDCPSCAQKVDKSLQRVDGVTDTTLQPTTGTATVDYDPNRAAEADVVAAIEGAGYEVIGGEDGSDEESADGMEIAPPSEIWTSSRAIKTWTGAGFVVFGLLFEFVLAGQNPEVATLLNYSLSLADGLFLVAIIVSGYPVVRGGYYSARNLSLDIDLLMGTAIIAATGIGYFVEAATLAVLFSVAELLEDYAMDRARNSLRELMELSPDEAAVRRDGEEVTVSVEEVEIGETVVVRPGEKIPLDGTVIEGGSAVDQSPITGESVPVDKAEGDDVYAGSINEEGYLEVEVTSTAGNSTLSKIIGMVQGAQEKKTEKEQFVDRFSGYYTPAVVVLAILTAAVPPLMLGWPWQTWFIRGLTLLVIACPCAFVISTPVSVVSGITSAAKNGVLIKGGNHLEAMGEVDAIALDKTGTLTKGELAVTDVIPFGNHSESDVLRYGAGVEQRSEHPIAEAVLTRADEGDVTDLPAPSDFESLTGKGIRATIAGETYFVGKPALFEELGFDLPQARRATDGGAVSEGVTADSGLEEQEKEYADHVLAGLEEEGRTVVLVGTETDVVGAIAIADEVRSTSQRAVERLHELGVDRIVMLTGDNEGTARAIAEQVGVDEYRAELLPDQKVEAIDELRDEYGDVAMVGDGVNDAPALATATVGVAMGAAGTDTALETADIALMGDDLSKLPYLYELSHKAGSVIQQNIWASLGVKALLAIGVPLGYVSVAVAVVVGDMGMSLGVTGNAMRLSRIVPDSLYSGADRETEA
- a CDS encoding TrkA C-terminal domain-containing protein → MSGLSPDVAQFQAATAFTGAGYTTDEAEAATETPGRRTIITQLFRLGSLGLVSAIASLVLSFTRSGGDDFLSIVYIVAGSVILFLVARSSWLNSVVTPLIKRILNRRTDLEIRDYAKVLGLRDKYRIAEIDADEGDWITGSPLAELDLPDEGVRVLAIERQDGSYIGAPGSDSEIQSGDTAVFYGQENRLQELADRDQSDTQAHEDAVEEHNEYIKEQEESTG
- a CDS encoding resolvase; this encodes MSVAKANTSSSDRIGFRATIVGIHQLRLKKYRTPRLRSKRSRRREWRGRARDRFGGVASLEIDLDVENPDHYARAFLSVAATFAELEAEIKRDNIREGIAASRAQGKWHGRPPFGFDVGSEGYLTPNEDYDTAVVIIDELDKGTSKRELARRAGITLQRSGLSTTIASDTSRVRSRQPLMDSSATHTLHADI